From Cronobacter turicensis z3032, the proteins below share one genomic window:
- the deaD gene encoding Cold-shock DEAD box protein A yields MAEFETTFTDLGLKAPILEALNDLGYEKPSPIQAECIPHLLGGRDVLGMAQTGSGKTAAFSLPLLHNIDDTLRAPQILVLAPTRELAVQVAEAMTDFSKHMHGVNVVALYGGQRYDVQLRALRQGPQIVVGTPGRLLDHLKRGTLDLSNLKGLVLDEADEMLRMGFIEDVETIMAQIPAEHQTALFSATMPEAIRRITRRFMKEPQEVRIQSSVTTRPDISQSYWSVYGMRKNEALVRFLESEDFDAAIIFVRTKNATLEVAEALERSGYNSAALNGDMNQALREQTLERLKDGRLDILIATDVAARGLDVERISLVVNYDIPMDSESYVHRIGRTGRAGRAGRALLFVENRERRLLRNIERTMKLTIPEVELPNAELLGKRRLEKFAAKVQQQLESSDLDQYRALLAKLQPEGELDVETLAAALLKMAQGERPLILPPDAPMRPKREFRDRDDRFERRGDRNERGPRTERSGAGEERPRRERREAGDMELYRIEVGRDDGVEVRHIVGAIANEGDISSRYIGNIKLFASHSTIELPKGMPTEVLQHFTRTRILNKPMNMQLMGDAQPRGDRRPAGGGGRGFGGERREGGRGEGRSEGRRFSGERREGGRSFGGERREGGRGPRRDDAATPRRRFGDA; encoded by the coding sequence ATGGCTGAATTCGAAACCACTTTTACTGATCTGGGGCTGAAGGCTCCTATCCTTGAAGCCCTTAACGATCTGGGTTACGAAAAACCATCTCCAATCCAGGCAGAATGTATTCCGCATCTGCTGGGCGGTCGCGACGTTCTGGGTATGGCCCAGACCGGTAGCGGCAAAACCGCAGCGTTTTCACTGCCGCTGCTCCATAACATTGATGACACTCTGCGCGCGCCGCAGATCCTGGTGCTGGCACCGACCCGCGAACTGGCGGTTCAGGTTGCTGAAGCCATGACTGATTTCTCTAAACATATGCATGGCGTAAACGTCGTGGCCCTGTATGGCGGCCAGCGTTATGACGTGCAGCTGCGCGCTCTGCGCCAGGGTCCGCAGATCGTGGTCGGTACGCCGGGCCGTCTGCTGGATCACCTCAAGCGCGGCACGCTGGATCTTTCTAACCTGAAAGGCCTGGTACTGGACGAAGCAGACGAAATGCTGCGTATGGGCTTCATCGAAGACGTTGAAACCATCATGGCGCAGATCCCGGCTGAACATCAGACCGCGCTTTTCTCCGCGACCATGCCGGAAGCGATTCGTCGCATCACCCGTCGCTTTATGAAAGAGCCGCAGGAAGTGCGCATCCAGTCCAGCGTGACGACTCGCCCGGACATCAGCCAGAGCTACTGGTCTGTTTACGGCATGCGTAAAAACGAAGCGCTGGTGCGTTTCCTTGAATCGGAAGATTTTGACGCGGCGATTATTTTCGTTCGTACCAAAAATGCGACCCTGGAAGTGGCTGAAGCGCTGGAGCGCAGCGGTTACAACAGCGCCGCGCTGAACGGCGACATGAACCAGGCCCTGCGCGAGCAGACCCTGGAGCGCCTGAAAGATGGTCGTCTGGATATCCTGATCGCAACCGACGTTGCGGCGCGTGGTCTGGACGTTGAGCGTATCAGCCTCGTAGTAAACTACGACATCCCGATGGACTCCGAGTCTTACGTTCACCGTATCGGCCGTACCGGTCGTGCAGGTCGTGCAGGCCGTGCGCTGCTGTTCGTTGAGAACCGCGAGCGTCGTCTGCTGCGTAACATCGAACGCACCATGAAGCTGACCATTCCGGAAGTGGAACTGCCGAACGCAGAATTGCTGGGCAAACGCCGTCTGGAAAAATTCGCCGCGAAAGTTCAGCAGCAGCTGGAAAGCAGCGATCTGGACCAGTACCGTGCGCTGCTGGCTAAGCTTCAGCCGGAAGGCGAGCTGGATGTGGAAACGCTGGCTGCCGCGCTGCTGAAAATGGCGCAGGGCGAACGTCCGCTGATCCTGCCGCCGGATGCGCCGATGCGTCCGAAGCGCGAGTTCCGCGATCGCGATGACCGTTTCGAGCGCCGTGGCGACCGCAACGAGCGTGGCCCGCGTACCGAGCGTAGCGGTGCCGGTGAAGAGCGTCCGCGTCGTGAGCGTCGTGAAGCAGGCGATATGGAACTGTATCGCATCGAAGTGGGCCGTGATGATGGCGTTGAAGTGCGTCACATCGTGGGCGCTATCGCCAACGAAGGCGATATCAGCAGCCGTTACATTGGTAACATCAAGCTGTTCGCGTCTCACTCCACTATCGAGCTGCCGAAAGGCATGCCGACCGAAGTGCTGCAGCACTTCACCCGTACGCGTATTCTGAACAAACCGATGAATATGCAGCTGATGGGTGATGCACAGCCGCGCGGCGATCGTCGTCCTGCTGGCGGCGGCGGCCGTGGTTTCGGTGGCGAGCGTCGTGAAGGCGGTCGCGGTGAAGGCCGTAGCGAAGGTCGTCGTTTCAGCGGCGAACGTCGCGAAGGCGGTCGTAGCTTCGGTGGCGAACGTCGTGAAGGCGGCCGCGGTCCGCGTCGTGATGACGCAGCGACCCCTCGTCGTCGTTTCGGCGACGCATAA
- the yhbO gene encoding Protein yhbO → MSKKIAVLITDEFEDSEFTSPAAEYRKAGHEVITIEKEAGKTVTGKQGEAKVTIDKAIDEVSPADFDALLLPGGHSPDSLRGDDRFVTFTRDFVNTGKPVFAICHGPQLLISADVIRGRKLTAVKPIVIDVKNAGAEFYDEEVVVDKDQLVTSRTPEDLPAFNREALRLLGA, encoded by the coding sequence ATGAGCAAGAAGATTGCAGTCTTAATCACTGATGAGTTCGAAGATTCGGAATTCACATCCCCGGCGGCCGAGTATCGCAAGGCCGGACATGAAGTGATCACCATCGAGAAAGAAGCCGGTAAAACCGTCACTGGTAAGCAAGGCGAGGCGAAAGTCACTATTGATAAGGCCATCGATGAGGTGAGCCCGGCTGATTTCGACGCCCTGCTGTTGCCTGGCGGTCATTCACCCGACAGCCTGCGCGGCGACGATCGTTTCGTCACCTTTACCCGCGACTTTGTGAATACCGGTAAACCGGTCTTCGCTATCTGCCACGGGCCGCAGCTCTTAATCAGCGCCGATGTGATCCGCGGGCGTAAGCTGACCGCCGTCAAGCCTATCGTGATTGACGTGAAAAACGCCGGGGCGGAGTTCTACGATGAGGAAGTGGTCGTCGATAAAGATCAACTGGTGACCAGCCGCACGCCGGAAGATTTACCGGCATTTAACCGTGAGGCGCTACGCCTGCTCGGGGCGTAA
- the yhbT gene encoding Uncharacterized protein yhbT has product MLNNLRSCLVHLGPSLLKAPVALAPFALKRQALEQLLGWQFRQALADEELAFLDGRWLGIEVRDIGLRWFTSVENDKLIVREQAEADVMFRADAADLLMIAARKQDPDTLFFQRRLVIEGDTELGLYVKNLMDAIELDAMPKPLRVMLLQLADFVEAGLRVSPLTKATSIGEPC; this is encoded by the coding sequence GTGTTGAATAATCTGCGTTCCTGTCTGGTACATCTTGGCCCTTCGCTTCTGAAAGCGCCGGTCGCGCTCGCGCCGTTTGCGCTCAAGCGTCAGGCGCTGGAGCAACTGCTCGGCTGGCAATTTCGTCAGGCGCTGGCGGATGAGGAACTGGCGTTTCTCGACGGCCGCTGGCTCGGCATCGAGGTGCGCGATATCGGCCTGCGCTGGTTCACGTCGGTCGAAAACGACAAGCTCATTGTGCGCGAACAGGCCGAGGCCGACGTTATGTTCCGCGCGGACGCCGCCGACCTGTTAATGATCGCCGCGCGCAAGCAGGATCCCGATACGCTTTTCTTCCAGCGTCGTCTGGTGATTGAAGGCGATACTGAATTAGGGTTATATGTGAAGAATCTGATGGACGCCATTGAGCTCGACGCGATGCCGAAACCGCTGCGCGTGATGTTGCTGCAACTGGCGGACTTCGTTGAAGCGGGGCTTCGCGTCTCGCCGCTAACCAAAGCAACTTCCATAGGTGAACCATGCTGA
- a CDS encoding UPF0306 protein ESA_03544, with amino-acid sequence MDALDAISKWLAKQHVVTYCVGREDALWCANAFYIYDRERVAFYLLSDTQSRHGQMAGKLASVAGTVNGQTKTVALIRGVQFAGELRLVEEPESEALRERYNRRFPVARVMSSPLWEIRLDEIKFTDNTLGFGKKLVWLRPEQA; translated from the coding sequence ATGGACGCTCTCGACGCCATCAGTAAATGGCTCGCTAAGCAGCATGTCGTCACTTACTGCGTCGGCCGCGAAGACGCGCTCTGGTGCGCGAACGCGTTTTATATCTATGACCGCGAGCGGGTGGCGTTTTATCTGTTAAGCGATACCCAAAGCCGCCACGGCCAAATGGCAGGCAAGCTGGCGTCTGTCGCAGGCACGGTCAACGGGCAGACCAAAACCGTGGCGCTTATCCGCGGCGTGCAGTTCGCAGGAGAGTTAAGGCTGGTGGAAGAGCCGGAAAGCGAGGCCTTGCGCGAGCGCTACAACCGTCGCTTTCCGGTGGCCAGGGTGATGTCCTCCCCGCTGTGGGAGATCCGTCTTGATGAGATCAAATTTACTGACAACACCCTGGGGTTTGGTAAAAAACTCGTCTGGTTACGCCCCGAGCAGGCGTAG
- the yhbU gene encoding Uncharacterized protease yhbU translates to MELLCPAGNLPALKAAIDNGADAVYIGLKDDTNARHFAGLNFTEKKLQEAVSYVHQRGRKLHIAINTFAHPDGYERWERAVDMAAQLGADALILADIAMLEYAAARYPHVERHVSVQASATNEAAIRFYQRHFDVARVVLPRVLSIHQVKQLARVTPVPLEVFAFGSLCIMAEGRCYLSSYLTGESPNTVGACSPARFVRWQQTEQGLESRLNDVLIDRYQEGENAGYPTLCKGRYLVDGQRYHALEEPTSLNTLELLPELLAANIASVKIEGRQRSPAYVSQVAKVWRQAIDRCKADPQRFAPQPGWMDALGAMAEGTQTTLGAYHRKWQ, encoded by the coding sequence ATGGAGTTACTTTGCCCCGCCGGTAACCTGCCGGCTCTGAAGGCGGCCATCGATAATGGCGCGGATGCGGTCTATATCGGTCTGAAAGACGATACCAACGCCCGCCACTTCGCTGGTCTCAACTTTACCGAGAAAAAATTACAGGAAGCGGTCAGCTATGTGCATCAGCGTGGCCGCAAACTGCACATCGCCATCAACACCTTCGCCCACCCTGACGGCTATGAACGCTGGGAGCGCGCAGTGGATATGGCCGCCCAGCTCGGCGCCGATGCGCTGATCTTAGCGGACATCGCGATGCTGGAGTACGCTGCCGCCCGCTATCCCCACGTGGAGCGCCATGTGTCAGTCCAGGCGTCCGCCACCAATGAAGCCGCTATCCGCTTTTATCAGCGCCATTTTGACGTGGCTCGCGTGGTGCTGCCGCGCGTGCTGTCCATTCATCAGGTAAAACAGTTAGCCCGCGTCACGCCGGTGCCGCTGGAAGTGTTCGCCTTCGGCAGCCTGTGCATTATGGCGGAAGGCCGCTGCTATCTCTCTTCGTACCTGACCGGCGAATCGCCCAATACCGTGGGCGCCTGTTCGCCCGCGCGCTTCGTGCGCTGGCAGCAGACGGAACAGGGGCTGGAGTCGCGCCTGAACGATGTCCTGATTGACCGCTACCAGGAGGGCGAAAACGCCGGTTATCCTACGCTCTGCAAAGGCCGCTATCTGGTGGACGGCCAGCGTTATCACGCGCTCGAAGAGCCCACCAGCCTTAATACGCTGGAGCTGCTGCCGGAGCTGCTGGCGGCCAATATCGCCTCGGTGAAAATCGAAGGGCGCCAGCGCAGCCCGGCTTACGTCAGTCAGGTGGCGAAAGTCTGGCGTCAGGCTATTGACCGCTGCAAAGCCGATCCGCAGCGCTTTGCGCCACAACCGGGCTGGATGGACGCGCTCGGCGCGATGGCCGAAGGCACCCAGACGACGCTTGGTGCGTATCATCGCAAATGGCAGTGA
- the yhbV gene encoding Uncharacterized protein yhbV — MKYALGPVLYYWPKATLESFYEAAAQSSADVIYLGEAVCSKRRDTKAADWLSLARTLAASGKQVVLSTLALVQAPSELTELKRYIDNGEFLIEANDFGAVGLAAERKLPFVAGHALNCYNAVTLRLLLKDGMTRWCMPVELSRDWLVNLLDQCDALGIRDKFDVEVLSYGHLPLAYSARCFTARSEDRPKDECETCCIKYPNGRSMLSQENSQVFVLNGIQTMSGYVYNLGNELASMAGLVDIVRLSPMGPETLDMLDAFRANENGAAPLPLAAHSDCNGYWRRLAGMALQA, encoded by the coding sequence ATGAAATATGCATTAGGGCCGGTGCTGTACTACTGGCCAAAAGCGACGCTGGAAAGCTTTTACGAGGCTGCGGCCCAAAGCTCCGCCGACGTGATTTACCTCGGCGAAGCGGTGTGCAGTAAACGTCGCGATACCAAAGCCGCCGACTGGCTGTCGCTTGCCAGAACGCTCGCCGCCAGCGGCAAGCAGGTGGTGCTCTCAACGCTTGCGCTGGTGCAGGCGCCGTCGGAGCTGACCGAGCTGAAGCGCTATATCGATAACGGCGAGTTTCTGATTGAGGCCAACGACTTCGGCGCCGTAGGGCTGGCCGCCGAGCGTAAGCTGCCGTTCGTCGCGGGCCATGCGCTTAACTGCTACAACGCCGTCACGCTGCGCCTGCTGCTGAAAGACGGCATGACGCGCTGGTGTATGCCAGTGGAGCTGTCGCGCGACTGGCTGGTGAATCTGCTCGATCAATGCGATGCGCTGGGTATTCGCGACAAATTCGATGTGGAAGTGCTGAGCTACGGCCATCTGCCGCTCGCTTACTCCGCCCGCTGCTTTACCGCCCGCTCGGAAGACAGGCCGAAAGATGAGTGCGAAACCTGCTGCATCAAATACCCCAACGGGCGCAGCATGTTGTCGCAGGAGAACAGCCAGGTTTTTGTGCTAAATGGCATTCAGACCATGAGCGGTTATGTCTATAACCTCGGCAACGAGCTGGCGTCGATGGCCGGGCTGGTGGATATAGTGCGTCTCTCGCCAATGGGACCCGAAACGCTGGATATGCTCGACGCCTTCCGGGCCAATGAAAACGGCGCCGCCCCGCTGCCGCTCGCCGCGCACAGCGACTGTAACGGCTACTGGCGCAGGCTCGCCGGGATGGCGCTTCAGGCGTAA
- the yhbS gene encoding Uncharacterized N-acetyltransferase yhbS, producing the protein MLIRVEIPIDAPGIDALLRRAFGRADEAELVHALREDGLLTLGLVATDDEGQVVGYVAFSPVTVAGEERQWLGLAPLAVDEAWRGQGIGRQLVYEGLDSLNEFGYSAVVTLGSPEFYNRLGFEPAARYDLHCRWPGAEAAFQVHRLADDALNGVHGPVDYHEHFNRF; encoded by the coding sequence ATGCTGATTCGTGTAGAAATCCCCATTGATGCGCCGGGCATAGACGCGTTACTTCGCCGTGCGTTCGGTCGCGCCGACGAGGCGGAGCTGGTGCACGCGCTCCGTGAAGACGGACTGCTGACGCTGGGGCTGGTCGCAACGGATGATGAAGGGCAGGTGGTGGGTTATGTCGCATTCAGCCCCGTTACCGTGGCGGGCGAAGAGCGCCAGTGGCTGGGGCTTGCGCCGCTGGCGGTCGACGAGGCCTGGCGCGGCCAGGGGATTGGCCGTCAGCTCGTGTATGAAGGGCTCGATTCGCTCAATGAGTTTGGCTACTCGGCGGTCGTCACGCTGGGCTCGCCGGAGTTTTACAACCGTCTGGGCTTTGAGCCAGCCGCCCGCTATGACCTCCACTGCCGCTGGCCTGGCGCCGAAGCGGCGTTCCAGGTGCACCGCCTCGCCGATGACGCCCTGAACGGCGTGCATGGCCCCGTGGATTATCACGAGCATTTTAATCGTTTCTGA
- the yraR gene encoding Uncharacterized protein yraR: MTLQGRRFCKGAIMSRVLITGASGLVGGHLLRMLVDEPRVSSIIAPTRRPLRVPMHKVENPCDPQLSDVLTQLSAPLDIVFCCLGTTRREAGSKEAFILADYTLVVDTSLAGLRLGAKHMLVVSALGANPNSPFFYNRVKGEMETALKAQGWQRLTLARPSLLTGDREKRRAGESFMAPLFRLLPGKWKAIEAQTVAQAMVNAALSPAKEDVAVLDSAQLREIAAQTAR, translated from the coding sequence CTGACATTGCAAGGCAGAAGATTCTGCAAAGGAGCGATCATGAGTCGAGTACTGATAACCGGCGCCAGCGGGCTGGTGGGCGGCCATCTGCTACGGATGCTGGTCGACGAACCGCGTGTGTCATCGATCATCGCGCCAACCCGCCGTCCGTTGCGCGTGCCGATGCATAAAGTGGAAAACCCGTGCGACCCGCAGCTCTCCGATGTGCTGACGCAGCTTAGCGCGCCGCTGGATATCGTCTTTTGTTGTCTCGGCACCACGCGGCGCGAGGCGGGCAGCAAAGAGGCGTTTATTCTTGCTGACTACACGCTGGTGGTGGACACGTCGCTCGCCGGGCTGCGGCTTGGCGCAAAGCATATGCTGGTGGTCAGCGCGCTCGGCGCGAACCCGAATTCGCCGTTTTTCTACAACCGCGTAAAAGGGGAGATGGAAACAGCGCTGAAGGCGCAGGGCTGGCAGCGGCTGACACTGGCGCGTCCGTCGCTGCTTACTGGCGATCGCGAAAAGCGCCGCGCCGGGGAATCTTTCATGGCCCCGCTGTTTCGTCTGCTGCCGGGGAAATGGAAAGCCATTGAGGCGCAAACCGTGGCGCAGGCCATGGTGAATGCGGCGTTGTCGCCCGCAAAAGAAGACGTTGCGGTGCTTGATTCGGCGCAATTGCGTGAAATAGCGGCACAAACGGCGCGCTGA
- the nlpI gene encoding Lipoprotein nlpI — protein MKPLLRWCFVATALTLAGCSNSAWRKSEVLAVPLQPALQQEVILARMEQILASRALTDDERAQLLYERGVLYDSLGLRALARNDFSQALAIRPDMPEVFNYLGIYLTQAGNFDAAYEAFDSVLELDPTYNYAHLNRGIALYYGGRYRLAQDDLLAFYHDDPNDPFRSLWLFLAESKMDEKQAKAALQERFEKSDREQWGWNIVEFWLGDINEKTLMERLKADATDNTSLAEHLSETNFYLGKYYLSLGDKDSATALFKLAVANNVHNFVEHRYALLELALLGQEQDDLAESDQQ, from the coding sequence ATGAAGCCTTTATTGCGCTGGTGTTTCGTTGCGACAGCACTCACGCTGGCAGGATGCAGCAACTCTGCCTGGCGTAAGAGCGAGGTCCTGGCGGTGCCATTGCAACCGGCCTTGCAGCAAGAAGTGATCCTCGCACGCATGGAGCAGATCCTCGCAAGTCGGGCTTTAACCGATGATGAACGCGCACAGCTTTTATATGAGCGCGGAGTGTTGTATGATAGTCTTGGTTTGCGAGCACTGGCGCGGAATGATTTTTCACAAGCGCTGGCTATCCGACCCGATATGCCTGAAGTATTCAACTACTTAGGCATTTATTTAACGCAGGCAGGCAATTTTGATGCTGCCTATGAAGCGTTTGATTCTGTACTTGAGCTTGATCCAACTTACAACTACGCGCATTTAAATCGCGGTATCGCCCTCTATTACGGTGGACGTTACCGATTAGCGCAAGATGATCTGCTGGCGTTTTATCACGACGATCCCAATGATCCTTTCCGTAGTCTGTGGCTCTTCCTTGCTGAAAGCAAAATGGATGAGAAACAGGCCAAAGCGGCCTTGCAAGAACGCTTTGAGAAATCGGACAGAGAACAGTGGGGATGGAACATTGTCGAATTCTGGCTCGGCGACATTAACGAAAAAACGTTAATGGAACGCCTGAAGGCAGACGCAACGGATAACACCTCGCTCGCTGAGCATCTCAGTGAAACCAACTTCTATTTAGGTAAGTACTACCTAAGTCTGGGGGATAAGGACAGCGCCACGGCACTGTTCAAATTAGCGGTTGCTAACAACGTCCACAACTTCGTTGAGCACCGTTATGCATTGTTGGAATTAGCGCTCTTGGGCCAGGAGCAAGATGACCTGGCAGAATCGGACCAGCAATAG
- the yhbW gene encoding Uncharacterized protein yhbW, producing MSDKSVVPFSVLDLAPIPQGSSAREAFHHSLDLARLAEKRGYDRYWLAEHHNMTGIASAATSVLIGYLAANTTTLRLGSGGVMLPNHAPLVIAEQFGTLDALYPGRIELGLGRAPGSDQRTMMALRRHMNHDIDNFPRDVKELTDWFDARDPNPAVRPVPGYGAKLPVWLLGSSLYSAQLAAQMGLPFAFASHFAPDMLLQALHLYRTHFQPSERLEKPYAMVCINIVAADSNRDAEFLFTSMQQAFVKLRRGETSQLPPPIESMDSVWSPAEQYGVQQALSMSLVGDKAKVRHGLLSVLRETEADEIMVNGQIFDHEARLHSFDLAMQVREALLS from the coding sequence ATGTCTGATAAATCTGTTGTGCCTTTTTCGGTGCTCGATCTCGCGCCGATCCCGCAAGGCTCCTCCGCCCGTGAGGCGTTCCACCACTCGCTCGATTTAGCCCGTCTCGCTGAGAAGCGCGGCTACGACCGCTACTGGCTGGCGGAGCACCACAATATGACCGGCATCGCCAGCGCCGCGACATCGGTGCTGATTGGCTATCTCGCCGCCAATACCACCACGCTGCGCCTGGGCTCCGGCGGCGTGATGCTGCCTAACCACGCACCGCTGGTGATTGCCGAGCAGTTCGGCACGCTCGACGCCCTTTATCCTGGCCGTATTGAGCTGGGCCTTGGCCGCGCGCCGGGCAGCGATCAGCGCACGATGATGGCGCTGCGCCGCCATATGAATCACGATATCGACAACTTCCCGCGCGATGTGAAAGAACTGACGGACTGGTTCGATGCTCGCGACCCTAACCCGGCGGTGCGCCCGGTGCCAGGCTATGGCGCAAAACTTCCGGTATGGCTGCTGGGTTCGAGCCTCTACAGCGCGCAGCTTGCGGCGCAGATGGGCCTGCCGTTCGCGTTCGCCTCGCACTTCGCGCCAGATATGCTGTTGCAGGCGCTGCACCTCTATCGCACGCATTTCCAGCCTTCAGAGCGACTGGAAAAACCGTATGCGATGGTGTGCATTAATATCGTCGCGGCCGACAGCAATCGCGATGCGGAGTTTTTGTTTACGTCGATGCAGCAGGCGTTTGTGAAACTGCGTCGCGGCGAAACCAGCCAGTTGCCGCCGCCCATTGAGTCCATGGACAGCGTCTGGAGCCCGGCGGAGCAATACGGGGTGCAGCAGGCGCTCAGCATGTCGCTGGTTGGCGATAAAGCGAAAGTTCGCCATGGGTTGTTATCCGTACTGCGTGAAACCGAAGCCGATGAGATTATGGTTAACGGGCAGATTTTCGATCACGAGGCGCGGCTGCACTCGTTTGATCTCGCCATGCAGGTGCGGGAAGCACTGTTGAGTTAA
- a CDS encoding UPF0213 protein ESA_03545: protein MEEWFLYLIRCPDNRLYTGITTDVARRFAQHQRGKGAKALRGKGELTLVFSAPAGNRSEALRAEYRIKQLTKRQKEQLVAGELAFEAMTTAPQTP from the coding sequence ATGGAAGAATGGTTTCTTTATTTGATCCGCTGCCCCGATAACCGCCTTTATACCGGCATCACCACCGATGTCGCGCGCCGCTTCGCCCAGCATCAGCGCGGCAAAGGCGCCAAAGCGCTGCGCGGCAAAGGCGAGCTGACGCTGGTCTTCAGCGCGCCCGCGGGCAATCGCTCCGAGGCGCTGCGCGCCGAATACCGCATCAAGCAACTGACGAAACGGCAGAAAGAGCAACTGGTCGCGGGAGAGCTGGCGTTTGAGGCGATGACAACCGCACCGCAAACGCCCTGA
- the mtr gene encoding Tryptophan-specific transport protein codes for MATLVARSASPSLLSGVVIIAGTIIGAGMFSLPVVMSGAWFFWSLLALVFTWFCMLHSGLMLLEANLNYHIGASFDTITRDLLGKGWNVVNGASVAFVLYILTYAYISASGSVLHHTFAGMNIDVPARLAGFGFALIVAFIVWLSTQAVSRMTAIVLGAKVITFFLTFGGLLGHVETATLFNTVEASPSYTPYLLMTLPFCLASFGYHGNVPSLMKYYGKEPGVIIRCLVWGTLLALALYTIWLLATMGNIPRPEFIGIAKAGGNIDVLVGALSDVLNSRTLDVLLIVFSNFAVASSFLGVTLGLFDYLADLFGFDDSPRGRLKTALLTFLPPMAGGLLWPNGFLYAIGYAGLAATIWAAIVPALLARASRQRFGSPRFRVWGGKGMIALILLFGLGNALVHLLSSFNLLPVYQ; via the coding sequence ATGGCCACACTTGTCGCCCGCAGCGCCTCGCCTTCGCTCTTAAGCGGCGTTGTGATTATCGCCGGTACGATCATCGGCGCAGGCATGTTCTCTCTGCCGGTGGTGATGTCAGGCGCGTGGTTTTTCTGGTCGCTGCTCGCCCTGGTGTTTACCTGGTTCTGTATGCTTCATTCAGGATTGATGCTGCTGGAAGCCAACCTCAACTACCATATCGGCGCGAGCTTCGACACCATCACCCGCGACCTGCTCGGCAAAGGGTGGAACGTGGTGAACGGCGCATCCGTCGCATTTGTCCTCTACATCCTTACTTATGCCTATATCTCGGCCAGCGGCTCGGTGCTTCACCACACGTTCGCAGGCATGAATATTGACGTGCCGGCGCGGCTGGCGGGTTTCGGCTTCGCGCTTATCGTTGCGTTTATCGTCTGGCTCTCCACCCAGGCCGTGAGCCGGATGACGGCGATTGTGCTCGGCGCCAAGGTCATCACATTCTTTCTGACTTTCGGCGGGCTGCTGGGGCATGTTGAGACGGCGACATTATTCAACACGGTCGAGGCAAGCCCGAGCTATACGCCGTACCTCTTAATGACGCTGCCATTTTGTCTGGCCTCGTTTGGCTACCACGGCAACGTGCCGAGCCTGATGAAATACTACGGCAAAGAGCCTGGAGTCATCATTCGCTGCCTGGTCTGGGGAACGCTGCTTGCGCTCGCGCTTTACACCATCTGGTTGCTGGCGACGATGGGCAACATTCCGCGCCCGGAGTTTATCGGCATCGCGAAAGCGGGCGGCAATATCGATGTGCTGGTGGGGGCGCTGAGCGATGTGCTGAACAGCCGCACGTTAGATGTGCTGCTGATTGTGTTTTCCAACTTCGCGGTGGCGAGCTCGTTCCTTGGCGTGACGCTGGGGCTGTTCGACTACCTGGCGGATCTCTTTGGGTTTGACGATTCGCCGCGAGGGCGTCTCAAAACCGCGCTGCTCACGTTTTTGCCGCCGATGGCGGGCGGGCTGTTGTGGCCGAACGGGTTTCTGTATGCGATTGGCTATGCGGGCTTAGCGGCGACAATCTGGGCGGCCATTGTGCCGGCGCTGCTGGCGCGCGCGTCACGGCAGCGTTTCGGCAGCCCGCGCTTTCGCGTCTGGGGCGGTAAAGGGATGATTGCGCTGATACTGCTGTTTGGACTCGGCAACGCGCTGGTGCATCTGCTTTCCAGCTTCAACCTGCTGCCGGTGTATCAGTAA